Below is a genomic region from Bacillus sp. 2205SS5-2.
GTAAGTATAATTAGACCCATTAATAAAATGAATAAGAAACGATATTTTTTGATTTTTTTCATGCCATCACCACCCAAATAAGGAAGGAGAAGATAACAGACATTAAAACGGCGGCTGCATTTCGAGCGTACGCAAAGCTTCGTCCAAAGATTTTTTGTTCCATAGGCAAAGTTATGACCCCAACTGCCATAAATGATGCCATTAATGCAGCTACTTGAGGAAGACCTGCACCATTTTGGACCAGTGTAGCCCCAAGTGGGAAGACAACAAAGCTCGGTATTATTGAAACGGAACCGATTATTGTAGAGTAAACAATACCTAGAATTCCAGATTTCTCTCCAATTATTGAAGAGATTAAAGATGGTGTTAATACAGATAACGACAGTCCTACAAAAAGCATAATTGCTAATACATCAGGCATAATGTTAATAAACATTTTCCATGACTTTAAAAGAGCCTCTTTCGTCTTACTTTTATTTTTGGAAAAAGAAATAAAAGTAAGAATGATAGCTACAGCGTAAAGAATAGCCCCATTAATCATTATCCGACTCCTTTTTCACTTCAGTATATTTCCTAAGGAAAAATGATAAATTTTGTAGTTTCTCTTCAATATCTGTTTGGAAATCTTCTAAATTTCTTTTTCCTTCTACAGTAATCTTGTACATCCTAATCGGTTTGTCTCTATTGGTTGTATCCAAATAAGACTCAACAGCACCTTCTCTCTCTAACTTTTTCAGTGTGCGATATATTATCGCACTATCAATCGGATTGAAAGGAAGCTCTTCCTCACATTTCCGAAGAAGTTTACCTCCATAACAATCTTCTTCAGCTAGAAATAACAAAAGAAATGCGCCTGTGTGTCGGCCTGTGTGTTTCATAACATTGGACCTCCTTTAATGTTAAAACTGTATTCTATATTCTCGGTAAAAATAGGTTCTTGAATAAGGAAGTGCTTAGTGTTTGCTTGATTACTTCAATCTAAGATTTAGATTTATTTTGGGAGGAGGAATGACTATAAAGAAATCAATAACCTTTGAAGATGCCTCTGTCCGAATAGAACAGGTATAGAAAGTTATGAAAGAAACAAAGGATAGGTGTTTTTTCGAGGGTGATCAATGCATTTTGTACTTCTTTCCGTTGAAAATCAGTTGAACAAACCCATAATTCTTAATCACCATGCAAGTACCTTTGGTGTATTCGTTAAAACCTTTTGCACC
It encodes:
- a CDS encoding PadR family transcriptional regulator, translated to MKHTGRHTGAFLLLFLAEEDCYGGKLLRKCEEELPFNPIDSAIIYRTLKKLEREGAVESYLDTTNRDKPIRMYKITVEGKRNLEDFQTDIEEKLQNLSFFLRKYTEVKKESDND